One Nicotiana sylvestris chromosome 12, ASM39365v2, whole genome shotgun sequence genomic window carries:
- the LOC138868185 gene encoding uncharacterized protein yields MNKLSKSPHTSTKDVIGKKHNPGLYARAVKQDSPAGLTSKTFITSNLPDIVEHIGCKGEELEQEEHQEAVNIESNLVIDEDHEELNDNINIEEYLKAAESSLYVVENQEIIKMEVQEEKLLVEETRINNHKEVEEIKNEPSKLDVEEIEEQESVIKAVNENQEKKEEVQESEVLLKALDNCQQEKVEGEENEEKELDLNNQEEKEESEGRNKRKEENKVTTMGFAKPYLHLVKGNKKESVVSNDVIEETANKLREQRKNRVKALASAFETVISLQDSRFILLSILVCLESSLQPYLVLETILKFGLARLCCLEFLSLISIDSEYTTDPLVQCKLKFEA; encoded by the exons ATGAATAAATTGTCCAAATCACCTCATACTAGTACTAAGGATGTTATTGGGAAAAAACATAATCCTGGCCTCTATGCTAGGGCAGTGAAGCAAGATAGTCCTGCTGGTTTAACATCAAAAACATTTATAACATCTAATTTGCCAGATATAGTTGAGCATATTGGATGTAAGGGTGAAGAATTAGAGCAAGAGGAACACCAAGAGGCAGTAAATATTGAAAGTAATTTAGTCATTGATGAAGATCATGAAGAGCTTAATGACAATATAAACATAGAAGAATACCTCAAGGCTGCTGAATCCTCATTATATGTTGTGGAAAATCAGGAAATCATTAAAATGGAAGTACAAGAAGAGAAACTACTAGTTGAAGAAACAAGAATCAACAACcataaagaagtagaagaaatcaAGAATGAGCCTAGTAAACTTGATGTTGAAGAGATAGAAGAACAAGAAAGTGTGATAAAAGCAGTTAATGAGAATCAAGAAAAGAAAGAGGAGGTTCAAGAAAGTGAAGTATTATTAAAAGCATTGGATAATTGTCAACAAGAGAAAGTAGAAGGAGAAGAGAATGAGGAAAAAGAATTGGATTTGAATAATCAAGAAGAGAAAGAGGAAAGTGAAGGAAGAAACAAACGAAAAGAAGAGAATAAAGTTACAACTATGGGATTTGCAAAGCCTTATCTTCATTTGGTGAAAGGGAATAAGAAGGAAAGTGTAGTATCTAATGATGTGATTGAAGAGACTGCAAATAAACTTAGAGAGCAAAGGAAGAATAGAGTGAAAGCATTGGCTAGTGCTTTTGAAACTGTCATTTCCTTACAAGATTCAAG ATTCATTTTGTTGAGCATATTGGTTTGTTTGGAGTCATCTCTGCAACCTTATTTGGTTCTTGAAACCATTCTGAAATTTGGTTTGGCTCGCCTCTGCTGCTTGGAATTTCTGTCATTGATCTCGATTGATTCAGA gtacacaactgatccACTGGttcaatgtaagctgaaatttgaagcatga